A single region of the Glycine max cultivar Williams 82 chromosome 20, Glycine_max_v4.0, whole genome shotgun sequence genome encodes:
- the LOC102668005 gene encoding putative receptor-like protein kinase At4g00960: protein MLRYSNRTIFGNLEVKPGYCVWNLSNVMDGDESKQALANLMRKLKDVAASGDSRRKYATDNVTTGNFETIYGLMQCTPDLSEIQCNDCLDGAISRIPHCCNITFCGGGVRPSCNIAYCGGVIRPSCNIRFENYRFYNHTTMLDPEIPPSWPASPPFADISPEPEESGNTIVIVISIVVPTVVVVLLICLRLYLRRRKARKNLGVKEDEVEDEIKIAESLQFNFNTIQVATEDFSDSNKLGQGGFGAVYRGRLSNGQMIAVKRLSRDSGQGDTEFKNEVLLVAKLQHRNLVRLHGFCLEGNERLLVYEFVPNKSLDYFIFDPNMKAQLDWKSRYKIIRGIARGLLYLHEDSRLRIIHRDLKASNILLDEEMSPKIADFGMARLVLVDQTQANTSRIVGTYGYMAPEYAMHGQFSVKSDVFSFGVLVLEILSGQNNSGIHHGENVEDLLSFAWRSWKEGTAINIVDPSLNNNSRNEMMRCIHIGLLCVQENLADRPTMATIMLMLDRYSLSLPIPAKPAFYMNSRTESLPDMQSWEYN, encoded by the exons ATGTTGCGCTACTCCAACCGCACAATATTTGGCAATCTGGAAGTTAAACCTGGTTATTGTGTGTGGAACTTATCCAATGTAATGGACGGGGATGAGTCCAAGCAAGCGCTTGCGAACTTAATGAGGAAACTCAAAGATGTAGCTGCATCGGGTGACTCTCGTCGTAAGTATGCTACGGATAATGTAACTACTGGAAATTTTGAAACCATATATGGTCTTATGCAGTGCACCCCTGATTTGTCTGAGATACAATGCAATGACTGCTTGGATGGGGCTATCTCACGAATCCCACATTGTTGTAATATAACGTTCTGTGGTGGAGGTGTTAGACCCAGTTGTAATATAGCGTACTGTGGTGGAGTTATTAGACCCAGTTGTAATATTAGATTTGAAAACTACCGCTTCTACAACCACACGACTATGTTGGACCCAGAGATACCACCATCATGGCCAGCATCACCTCCTTTCGCAGACATTTCCCCAGAACCAGAAG AAAGTGGCAACACAATAGTTATTGTCATCTCCATAGTTGTGCCAACTGTTGTTGTCGTTTTGCTCATTTGTCTCCGCCTCTATTTAAGGAGGAGGAAGGCTAGGAAAAATCTTGGAG TTAAAGAAGATGAAGTTGAGGATGAAATTAAAATTGCCGAGTCATTGCAATTTAACTTCAACACAATACAAGTTGCTACAGAAGACTTCTCTGATTCTAATAAACTTGGACAAGGTGGATTTGGAGCTGTTTACAGG GGTAGGCTCTCTAATGGGCAGATGATTGCAGTTAAAAGGTTGTCAAGAGATTCTGGCCAAGGAGATACCGAATTTAAGAATGAGGTGCTTTTAGTGGCCAAGCTTCAGCACCGAAATTTAGTTAGGCTACATGGTTTCTGCTTGGAAGGAAATGAAAGGCTACTTGTCTATGAATTTGTTCCTAATAAAAGCCTTGATTATTTCATATTTG ATCCAAACATGAAAGCACAATTGGATTGGAAAAGTCGCTACAAAATCATTAGAGGTATAGCTCGAGGCCTTCTATACCTCCACGAAGATTCTCGACTGCGTATTATACATCGTGATCTCAAAGCAAGCAACATTCTCTTAGACGAAGAGATGAGTCCAAAAATAGCAGATTTTGGCATGGCAAGACTGGTTTTAGTGGATCAAACTCAAGCAAATACAAGTAGAATTGTTGGAACCTA TGGATATATGGCACCAGAATATGCAATGCATGGACAATTTTCAGTGAAATCAGATGTCTTCAGTTTTGGTGTACTAGTTCTTGAGATTTTAAGCGGCCAAAATAACAGTGGCATTCATCATGGGGAGAATGTTGAGGATCTACTAAGTTTC GCATGGAGAAGTTGGAAGGAGGGGACAGCTATAAATATTGTAGATCCATCATTAAACAACAATTCACGAAATGAAATGATGAGATGTATCCATATTGGTTTACTTTGTGTTCAAGAAAATTTAGCGGACAGACCAACCATGGCTACCATTATGCTCATGCTTGATAGATATTCTCTAAGTCTCCCAATTCCCGCCAAACCTGCATTTTATATGAACAGTAGAACTGAAAGTCTTCCAGACATGCAGTCATGGGAATACAACTGA
- the CRK75 gene encoding cysteine-rich receptor-like protein kinase 10, translating into MGNLVRRRSTTMSPVPSMMLFSFISFLAILKSEAQDQLNFVYHECNNHFGNFTPAGVYGSNLNTLLSKVYSHEEIDNGYYNFSYGQNPNKAYAIGFCRGDVKPDKCRRCLDKSAVLLRERCPLQKEAIAWFDACMLRYTNHSIFGVMVTQPNNILCNTNNVSTKVLEQFDQAVDDLLSKLSNMTVDGGGSRRNSEFFAEGDAPVQSSNTTIYALLQCTPDISKQNCTECLQSALSEISTFCDGKMGGQYLGPSCSVRYETYLFFEPIVDAPAPAPQPATDQVTTPIGEEKRNPSRTIIAIVVPMVVVIVLLAIMYNYLGARRRRRNKPIQNEGEGDDDEGELANDIKTDDQLLQFDFATIKFATNDFSDANKLGQGGFGIVYKGTLSDGQEIAIKRLSINSNQGETEFKNEILLTGRLQHRNLVRLLGFCFARRERLLIYEFVPNKSLDYFIFDPNKRVNLNWEIRYKIIRGIARGLLYLHEDSRLNVVHRDLKTSNILLDGELNPKISDFGMARLFEINQTEASTTTIVGTFGYMAPEYIKHGQFSIKSDVFSFGVMILEIVCGQRNSQIRDSEENAQDLLSFAWNNWRGGTVSNIVDPTLKDYSWDEIRRCIHIGLLCVQEDIADRPTMNTVLLMLHSSSFPLAEPSEPAFLMRRKSSLPMIMLSGSEQYSEVTRSSDSGSQYAQGSSIVKTPTTEPYPR; encoded by the exons ATGGGCAACCTAGTCCGGAGGAGGAGCACTACAATGTCCCCGGTTCCTTCCATGATGCTGTTTTCATTCATTTCTTTCCTTGCCATTCTCAAATCTGAAGCCCAGGATCAGCTAAATTTCGTGTACCATGAATGTAACAACCACTTCGGAAACTTCACCCCTGCAGGTGTCTACGGCAGCAACCTGAATACCCTCTTGTCCAAAGTGTATTCCCACGAAGAAATCGACAACGGCTACTACAATTTCTCGTATGGCCAAAACCCTAACAAAGCTTACGCCATCGGTTTCTGCAGAGGAGATGTTAAGCCAGATAAGTGCCGTCGCTGCCTGGATAAGTCCGCGGTCCTTCTCAGAGAGCGGTGCCCATTACAGAAAGAGGCCATTGCATGGTTTGACGCGTGCATGCTACGCTACACAAACCACTCAATATTTGGCGTCATGGTAACTCAACCTAACAACATCTTGTGCAACACAAATAACGTGTCGACGAAGGTGCTGGAACAGTTTGATCAAGCTGTGGACGACTTGTTGAGCAAGTTGAGTAACATGACGGTGGACGGCGGTGGCTCCCGCCGCAATAGCGAGTTCTTTGCGGAAGGAGATGCTCCAGTTCAATCAAGCAACACCACCATATATGCTCTACTTCAGTGCACACCTGATATTTCGAAACAAAACTGTACTGAATGCTTGCAGAGTGCTTTGTCAGAAATTTCGACATTTTGTGATGGAAAGATGGGTGGTCAATATCTAGGGCCAAGCTGTTCTGTTAGATATGAGACCTACCTCTTCTTTGAGCCCATAGTCGATGCACCAGCTCCAGCACCACAGCCTGCCACTGATCAGGTTACCACGCCCATTGGAGAAG AAAAGAGGAACCCATCACGAACCATCATTGCGATAGTCGTGCCAATGGTTGTCGTTATCGTACTCCTGGCCATTATGTACAATTATTTAGGAGCGAGAAGACGAAGACGCAACAAACCTATCCAAA ATGAAGGTGaaggtgatgatgatgaagggGAACTTGCTAATGACATTAAAACAGATGATCAGTTGTTGCAATTTGACTTTGCAACCATCAAATTTGCAACAAATGACTTCTCTGACGCAAATAAGCTTGGCCAAGGTGGATTTGGAATTGTTTATAAG GGTACGCTTTCTGATGGACAAGAAATTGCAATTAAAAGATTGTCTATCAATTCTAACCAAGGAGAAACAGaatttaagaatgaaattttGCTAACAGGGAGGCTTCAGCACCGAAACTTAGTTAGACTACTTGGATTTTGTTTTGCAAGAAGAGAAAGGTTATTGATATATGAGTTCGTTCCCAATAAAAGCCTTGATTATTTCATATTTG ATCCAAACAAACGTGTAAATTTGAATTGGGAGATACGCTACAAAATCATAAGAGGCATTGCTCGAGGTCTTCTTTATCTTCATGAAGATTCACGATTAAACGTTGTTCATCGTGATCTGAAAACAAGTAACATTTTGTTAGATGGAGAATTGAATCCTAAAATATCAGATTTTGGCATGGCAAGATTATTTGAGATCAATCAAACTGAAGCCAGTACAACTACAATTGTTGGGACCTT TGGATATATGGCTCCTGAATACATTAAACATGGACAGTTTTCTATCAAGTCAGATGTCTTTAGTTTTGGCGTTATGATTCTGGAAATAGTATGCGGCCAAAGAAACAGTCAGATTCGTGATAGCGAAGAAAACGCACAGGATTTATTAAGCTTT GCATGGAACAATTGGAGGGGAGGGACAGTTTCAAATATTGTAGATCCCACATTAAAGGATTATTCTTGGGATGAAATAAGGAGATGTATTCACATTGGATTACTGTGTGTACAGGAAGATATAGCTGATAGACCAACTATGAATACCGTTTTATTAATGCTTCATAGCAGCTCTTTCCCACTTGCTGAACCTTCTGAACCTGCGTTTTTAATGCGCCGTAAAAGTTCTTTGCCTATGATTATGTTGTCTGGCAGTGAGCAATATTCAGAGGTAACAAGATCAAGTGATTCAGGAAGTCAATATGCTCAAGGATCATCAATAGTTAAGACTCCAACCACTGAGCCATATCCTCgttag